The Sulfurospirillum sp. UCH001 genome segment TTCTTACTCTATGAAGTCAAAAACCCTGATGGGCACCCTTTTTTAGATACCTTCGTACAATTTTCCTTGGTCGTTTTTATCATTGAGTATCTTTTACGCTTTTGGATCTACTCCGATAGCCATAAGATCTTTCTAGAGCGTTATGACTATGCCATCAATAATAACCTACCCTTTTCATTACCACGAACACTCCTTGCCATTCTGAAGAAAAAAGGAGAGTATATTGTCTCTCCTTTAGCCATTATTGACCTCTTAGCTATTTTGCCAAGTTACCGTCCACTGCGCTTTTTGCGTATTTTTCTCTTATTTAGGATTTTTAAACTTTTTCGTTATGCAAGAAGTATGAAAACATTTACGGCAATTTTGACAGAAAAGAAATTTGAACTCTTTACTTTGGCTATTTTCGCAAGCTTTGTTATCTTTACAGGAAGTTCAGCTATTTATATTTTTGAAACACATCAAAATCCCAAAATCAATACCCTCTTTGATGCCCTTTATTGGGCGATTGTGACGATGGGAACCGTAGGATACGGTGACATCGTTCCTGTAACAACTGAGGGTATGATTGTTTCGATGGTCTTAATTATTTTAGGTGTCGCAACACTCGCTTTTTTGACCTCTATCATCGTCTCCTCCTTTCAAAATAAACTTTTAGAACTTAAAGAGAGTCGTCTCTTTGCCGAAGTTGACCGATTAGAGAGTTATATTGTTATCTGTGGTTATGGTCGCGTGGGCGAGGTAGTCGCTAAAATGTTGCATGAAGATGGATATAAACTGGTCATTATCGATAATGATGCAGAAAAAATCAAACTAGCCCAAGAACGAGGACTCATCGGCATTATTGCAGATGCTTCACGTAGCCGTATTTTAGGCGAACTTGGTGTTGG includes the following:
- a CDS encoding potassium channel protein; its protein translation is MGYFTSFCVRLAYSIEASSRYHRIKEFCRTLLEYQHSRLKFYFDIFMVILVVISVFFLLYEVKNPDGHPFLDTFVQFSLVVFIIEYLLRFWIYSDSHKIFLERYDYAINNNLPFSLPRTLLAILKKKGEYIVSPLAIIDLLAILPSYRPLRFLRIFLLFRIFKLFRYARSMKTFTAILTEKKFELFTLAIFASFVIFTGSSAIYIFETHQNPKINTLFDALYWAIVTMGTVGYGDIVPVTTEGMIVSMVLIILGVATLAFLTSIIVSSFQNKLLELKESRLFAEVDRLESYIVICGYGRVGEVVAKMLHEDGYKLVIIDNDAEKIKLAQERGLIGIIADASRSRILGELGVGKRASQIICATNSDELNVFITLTARSLSKQIIIIARVIKNTHKRKYFLAGANYAFSADETIGLMGAQYITQPISYAALDEMLTENTGVIFDMIPIHEHAFFVNQPLEALELREKRLMLFGILRKESSPTFLFNPKSDFVLQPHDMLIIMGRKHHINALRKLNDKGNIR